A genomic region of Tamandua tetradactyla isolate mTamTet1 chromosome 2, mTamTet1.pri, whole genome shotgun sequence contains the following coding sequences:
- the CIROZ gene encoding ciliated left-right organizer ZP-N domains-containing protein isoform X3: protein MAICIPRRHVEGLRKWLGRTLHFPGTWRAPHRLDSFLAQCGFLLHPAPNGDFIFRARYSACLVKKEEANYRLEIRIFQKGVRRLEQGHRYIMKCPVETWRLSQESVHCGPTFMQVSRPLPPRSTHGQTPWLLSLRGELVASLEDASLMGLYVDINATTVTVQSPRPGLLQRREVLNSSVELLPLWLVSGYYAISLEAACPQASSQPESEVSVHIPKQRLGLVKRGSYIEESLSLTVLQVHPSGPFTVTESKDFVMVSVPAAGVLQVQQCQEAQGMPGTQAFYNVDLTLGSAETASPMLWTVENVFPCVASGMELPPAAATPKPASSLLPPGPGTPPAGMLSAAASLLQTAGPGPQWASVDTSGPEACLFGHCSSKESPSPTPTPGLATSSSKSEPSPEKTGDSERSQPTAAPLLAGGPSLQHPRVLRGNARRWEGGSAATAHTDEGLETWALAKGLAPSAPEPGLEKQPKATACPAPALDHVLQSPRSPPKAPISAAASLSTALSLKKEFEPFLHPAKLAGRSWTSSVPISPRAGQGLPGPRAPLEEVGLPGHSSSPVTLYSGSSGIGPGSLPPVSPDPTALAEHLSSGVTPPQPLLWRLEQSRASLVSGQSSTLAESLRTQRLVQEPTQSSGRPLLLGGLSRGLVAVKEPIRGQPDGGQFQPVVRSSVTSPAQEATGSCCSPGWGAAQGTPSITEPMEPPSRAWLPPQGSPRAPGHVFPDPRQDLEAPGPTLLWGRAGTFTSPGARSSEAGGPGLPGSRQSPPWPPVLSVRGPQGIRTPGRRDSWAGTRLTRTAPGDPQ, encoded by the exons ATGGCCATTTGCATCCCGAGGAGGCACGTGGAGGGTTTGAGGAAGTGGCTGGGCAGGACTCTACACTTCCCAG GGACCTGGAGGGCCCCCCACCGCCTGGATTCTTTTCTTGCCCAGTGTGGCTTCCTTCTGCATCCTGCTCCCAACGGTGACTTCATTTTTCGAGCTCGGTACTCGGCCTGCTTGGTGAAGAAGGAG GAAGCAAATTATAGGTTGGAAATCAGAATATTTCAAAAAGGGGTGAGAAGGTTGGAGCAGGGCCATCGCTACATAATGAAGTGTCCGGTGGAAACGTGGAGGCTGAGCCAGGAGTCCGTCCACTGCGGGCCCACATTCATGCAG GTTTCACGACCCCTGCCCCCGAGAAGCACCCATGGACAG ACCCCGTGGCTGCTGTCCCTTCGAGGGGAGCTGGTGGCTTCCCTGGAAGATGCCAGCCTGATGGGACTGTATGTGGACATCAATGCCACCACTGTCACCGTCCAAAGCCCTAGACCAGGCCTTCTGCAGAGGAGGGAG GTGCTGAATAGCTCCGTGGAGCTCCTGCCACTCTGGCTGGTCAGTGGCTACTATGCAATTTCTTTAGAAGCCGCTTGTCCGCAGG CATCATCGCAGCCAGAGTCGGAGGTCTCAGTTCACATCCCCAAGCAGAGACTGGGTCTGGTCAAAAGAGGCTCCTACATCGAGGAAAGCCTGAGCCTAACAGTTCTCCAAGTCCACCCTTCCGGCCCCTTCACAGTCACCGAAAGCAAGGACTTTGTGATGGTCAGCGTCCCCGCAGCCGGGGTACTCCAGGTCCAG CAATGCCAGGAGGCCCAAGGAATGCCGGGAACACAGGCTTTCTATAACGTAGACCTGACCCTGGGATCCGCCGAGACGGCCTCCCCCATGCTCTGGACGGTAGAGAACGTCTTCCCGTGCGTGG CTTCAGGGATGGAGTTGCCTCCTGCAGCTGCCACGCCAAAGCCAGCTTCGTCCTTGCTGCCCCCAGGACCAGGGACCCCTCCAGCAGGAATGCTGTCCGCCGCCGCTTCCCTGCTCCAAACTGCAG GGCCTGGCCCCCAGTGGGCATCTGTGGACACCTCCGGGCCTGAAGCCTGTCTCTTTGGCCACTGTTCTTCCAAAGAGAGCCCcagccccactcccacccctggcCTTGCCACCTCCTCCTCAAAGTCAGAACCTTCCCCGGAGAAAACTGGAGACTCTGAGCGCTCTCAGCCGACGGCGGCGCCCCTCCTGGCTGGTGGGCCCAGTTTGCAGCACCCCCGCGTGCTGAGAGGCAATGcaaggaggtgggagggagggtcAGCAGCTACTGCGCACACAGACGAAGGGCTGGAAACCTGGGCGCTCGCCAAAGGACTCGCGCCTTCAGCCCCAGAGCCAGGCCTGGAGAAGCAGCCCAAGGCCACAGCTTGTCCCGCCCCTGCTCTGGACCATGTTCTTCAGAGCCCCCGAAGCCCACCCAAAGCTCCCAtttctgctgctgcttctctctcCACTGCTCTCTCACTGAAGAAGGAGTTTGAACCTTTCCTGCACCCGGCCAAGCTGGCGGGAAGAAGCTGGACGTCCAGTGTCCCCATTTCCCCCAGAGCAGGGCAGGGTCTGCCTGGCCCCCGGGCTCCCCTGGAGGAAGTGGGGTTACCTGGGCACTCCTCGTCCCCAGTCACACTTTACTCGGGGTCCTCAGGGATTGGCCCCGGATCCCTACCTCCAGTCTCCCCTGACCCCACAGCCCTGGCCGAGCATTTGTCCTCAGGAGTCACCCCCCCTCAACCACTTCTCTGGAGGCTTGAGCAGTCCAGAGCGTCCCTGGTCTCAGGACAGTCCTCTACCCTAGCTGAGAGTCTCAGAACTCAAAGACTTGTGCAGGAGCCCACCCAGTCATCGGGAAGACCCCTCCTGCTGGGAGGGTTGTCAAGGGGGCTTGTGGCTGTGAAGGAGCCCATCCGGGGGCAGCCTGACGGGGGGCAGTTCCAGCCCGTGGTGAGGTCCTCAGTGACCAGTCCCGCCCAAGAGGCAACGGGATCCTGCTGTTCCCCTGGGTGGGGAGCAGCCCAGGGAACACCCTCCATCACGGAGCCCATGGAGCCACCCAGCAGGGCCTGGCTTCCCCCACAAGGGAGCCCAAGGGCACCTGGACATGTCTTCCCCGACCCCCGTCAGGACCTGGAGGCGCCGGGACCCACCCTCCTCTGGGGGAGGGCGGGCACGTTCACCAGCCCAGG CGCGCGGAGCTC